In Deltaproteobacteria bacterium, the genomic window GCATCAATAACAGCAAGGTAAAACCGCCGTAAATGCACATGTGCATGATCCATCGAACGACATCTTCTTTCAGCACCTTTCGCTGGAGCAGAACGTCCAGGAAGAATACCTTAATAAGCGTACCTATCTTAGCGCTGAAAATAACTCGAAACAGACCTGAAACAGCGGAAGAGATCCTCTCCCAAGCTGTAATTGCCTGAGCTTCATTCCCTATTCGGTACCGAAACCACGATGCCAGCCGGACGCAAATACCGATTCCAAAGATAACTAAAGCGACATACAAAAATACAGAGAAAAGCATGAAATGTTCCCCTCGAAGCCTCCGAAGCCTGTCGGATTCACGCAGGAATCTGTGTGTCGAATACCGTTCGTTTACTAGTATCAGGATGTAAGTGACTGATAATTTATGCAATTCCAGCAACGGACTTCTCCGTTGCGACTTCACTCAACAGGCAGAGGCCGGATAGATCATCATCATCTATCGAGAGGAACACGTGATTCGGAAGTAGAGGGAGCGTGAGACGGGTACAGAGAGATCCAGCGGAATCGAGACTGATCTTGAAAGGGAGCAGGAGATGTAGGGTAAGCTCGCCGTGGATGCGCGAGCGCTGAGGTGCGTGGGCACGGCGAATCGTATTCTGATTATTATCGGTCCGTTCGGGCTTTTCGGGGTTATCCGGATCGTGCGCGATTCGGCAAAACGCCGCCGCATTCGTGCGGTTGTCCGGAACGTCGTGATGGTTGCCGGTCGGCTCATCCGGACAGGATCTCTCTCGATCCTGTGCTTTCATCGCCATGGTCCGGCCCATGAAGCATTTACGGATGTGCATACGCGGCTGTCCCCAGGCTGACCCGGCTTCATCGCCGGTCTTGTACCGGACGTGGAGTTCGAAAGGATCATAATGCGAGAAGAGAATACCACACTTTCGGGTGAAGGAGGTTTCAAAAGTGATTGCCGGCTCAAGTTTAAATAAGCCGGATAGGTGAATCCCACTTTGTTTTTGTGGGATTAGGCCGATATCAGGCCCATTAATCGCCTATAAGTGAAAGATTTCACGGATACGCCGGCATAATCGGTGAATGGAAACCCAAAATAACTTTTCATCGGGAGTGATTTTGGGTATATTGATGCACGCTACCGGTATTAGATTCATGCGTCTCGGAGCTTCCAAGGCGGTTGGGAGCGTGTCCGACTGCCATGTTTATCTGCAGTTCAACCCACCGACACCAGGAATCTGATCATGGACGTTCCCTTTTATCCTAGAATTCTGATGTTCGCTTGCAACTGGTGCGCCTATTCGGCAGCGGATCTAGCAGGAGTCAGCCGGATGCAGTACCCGTCCAATATCCGTCTGATCCATATTATGTGCACCGGGCGGATGAATCCCAATTTCATTCTCAAGGCTTTTGACCTCGGCGCCGACGGGGTGCTCGTGAGCGGCTGACGCCTCGGCACTTGCCATTACCTGGACGGTAATGAAAAAGCTCAGAATGCGATCCGGATGACCTGGGAGCTCATGGACATCCTGGGGTTCGAACGCGAGAGGCTTGGGATGGAATGGCTTTCCGCGTCCGAAAGCACCAAATTTGTCCAGATCATCAAAGGGTTTACCGAAACGATTTACAAGCTGGGTCCGTCAATCTCAAAGGCCGCTTGACATGAATGTCATCGATCCCATCGTTCAGAAAACCAAAACGTATTTCTGCCTGGATTGCGGCGTATGTACGGGCAGTTGTCCCGTCAGTCGAGTATCGGACACGTTCTCTCCACGTCTGATCGTGGAACGGTCTTTATATGAACTCGAAAAGCTGAACGACGAAACCATCTGGGCATGTCTTACCTGCGCGCGATGCAGTGAACGATGTCCGGCCAGCATTAATTTTCCTGAATTCATTCGACTCATTCGCGACGAGGCTCAGAAGACGGGCTTTCACGGCGTACCGGCCCACAACGGCATGCTTCAGACCATCATGGCCATG contains:
- a CDS encoding hydrogenase iron-sulfur subunit, which codes for MDVPFYPRILMFACNWCAYSAADLAGVSRMQYPSNIRLIHIMCTGRMNPNFILKAFDLGADGVLVSG
- a CDS encoding hydrogenase iron-sulfur subunit; the encoded protein is MDGNEKAQNAIRMTWELMDILGFERERLGMEWLSASESTKFVQIIKGFTETIYKLGPSISKAA